gttatgggatcgagccccacatcaggctcctctgctacgagcctgcttcctcctctcccactccccctgcttgtgttccctctctcactggctgcctctatctctgtcaaataaataaaaataaataaaatctttaaaaaaaaaaaagattatgtctCAGAGTTTCAGATCctataaaaaaaatagggggaTAAAAATACATATCTCAGACCATATCCATAGCCATGCTGAAGCCCGAGTTCTCTGTGGACATGACCTGGGAAGGCAGCTCTAAAGCTATCCATAAGGTGCTCGACAAGCTGGGAATAGTTGAGTTTGATATTGACCT
This DNA window, taken from Ailuropoda melanoleuca isolate Jingjing unplaced genomic scaffold, ASM200744v2 unplaced-scaffold55142, whole genome shotgun sequence, encodes the following:
- the LOC100477499 gene encoding copper transport protein ATOX1 yields the protein MLKPEFSVDMTWEGSSKAIHKVLDKLGIVEFDIDLPNKKVCINSEHSTNILLEALGKTGKPHFYLGPEK